A single window of Undibacterium sp. 5I1 DNA harbors:
- a CDS encoding cobaltochelatase CobT-related protein encodes MDEQIHIIREAVVRLTQMLAGKGIQVTQCGISAYVKSDHTGRPFLVNLPYIPDNAKRDLIDAIQGFLDHEVAHILFTDFAVMGKAGSNGGLLNAVEDTRIEREMAKKFQGSALNLENTGKFFLDKYVTPRLAEARKAGDTNAEIASLMVPLIRAMSGQAIFKEFMKTNMGPIQDVYDKIKDLTPKLETIKSTTEALEMAKTISKRIKEEEQPENEEAPSPPIPMPKPKAKPPSSSKEKPDDTEEKNEDEKENDPNESKPDAEADDGSAGDGKGDDDSGEDSEDGVSASAPSDGDGDDEGDGDDDHFAEADGGSLTSGGKVDIAKSAAALWKAIDKETSNDYDKSVSAAITDSAAATAKEADYLIYTKDKDVVEKLHIGRDYKDTMLTTLEDKVNHMVGPLQKDLERAIASRSLSSYTAGHRSGRLHSANLARLALNDDRVFRRKHEATSKDVAVELVVDLSGSMQGEKITIASQAAYALASVLERIGIKSEVICFTTGEASADVSTLTAERIKIGRSFSRYESLYMPILKGFDERMTTEVRKRFAWVPNVDGMMNNNVDGESIEVAARRLLSRRESGKIMMVLSDGAPHCAGETRTLPAHLKRVIKDATKSGINVIGIGIDSHEVQKYYPKYLVLKNVADLPTVVMKELRALIIK; translated from the coding sequence ATGGATGAGCAAATCCACATTATTCGTGAAGCTGTCGTAAGACTTACTCAGATGTTAGCAGGCAAGGGGATTCAAGTAACGCAGTGCGGAATCAGCGCATACGTAAAATCCGATCACACTGGTCGTCCATTCTTAGTCAATCTTCCTTACATACCAGACAACGCCAAGCGTGACTTGATCGATGCTATTCAAGGCTTCTTGGATCACGAAGTCGCTCATATTTTATTTACTGATTTTGCCGTCATGGGTAAGGCTGGCTCAAATGGCGGCCTGCTGAACGCCGTTGAAGACACTCGCATCGAGCGCGAAATGGCTAAAAAGTTTCAAGGTTCGGCACTTAATCTTGAAAATACTGGAAAATTCTTTCTCGACAAATACGTAACGCCGCGTCTGGCTGAAGCGCGTAAAGCTGGCGACACTAATGCAGAAATTGCTTCACTGATGGTTCCGCTCATTCGTGCTATGTCGGGTCAGGCAATCTTCAAAGAATTTATGAAGACGAACATGGGTCCGATTCAGGACGTGTACGACAAAATTAAAGACCTGACGCCAAAGCTTGAAACCATTAAAAGCACAACAGAGGCTCTGGAAATGGCGAAAACAATCTCGAAGCGTATTAAAGAAGAAGAGCAGCCAGAAAATGAAGAGGCTCCATCTCCGCCAATACCGATGCCAAAACCTAAAGCTAAACCGCCGTCATCAAGCAAAGAAAAGCCAGATGACACGGAAGAGAAAAACGAGGACGAAAAAGAAAACGATCCGAACGAAAGTAAGCCTGACGCAGAAGCGGACGACGGTAGCGCTGGAGACGGCAAAGGCGATGATGACTCTGGCGAGGACAGTGAAGACGGCGTATCTGCTTCCGCACCGTCAGATGGCGATGGAGATGACGAAGGTGACGGAGACGACGACCATTTTGCAGAAGCAGATGGGGGAAGCCTTACAAGTGGAGGGAAAGTCGATATTGCTAAATCTGCGGCAGCGCTTTGGAAAGCTATAGACAAAGAAACCTCCAACGACTACGACAAGTCCGTATCGGCGGCAATTACTGATTCTGCCGCAGCGACAGCAAAAGAAGCCGACTACCTGATTTATACCAAAGATAAGGACGTTGTTGAGAAGCTGCATATTGGCAGAGACTACAAAGACACTATGCTGACCACGTTGGAAGATAAGGTCAACCACATGGTCGGCCCATTGCAGAAAGACCTTGAGCGCGCCATCGCATCACGTTCGTTATCTTCTTACACTGCCGGACATCGCAGCGGTCGTCTTCATTCAGCAAATTTGGCGCGCTTAGCTTTAAATGATGATCGTGTATTTCGCCGTAAGCACGAAGCGACAAGCAAGGACGTTGCGGTTGAGCTGGTTGTGGACTTATCAGGCTCTATGCAAGGCGAAAAAATCACTATTGCGTCGCAGGCGGCTTATGCACTGGCTAGCGTTTTAGAGCGCATTGGTATCAAGAGCGAGGTGATATGTTTCACTACCGGCGAAGCATCTGCGGATGTCAGCACATTAACTGCCGAGCGAATAAAAATTGGACGAAGTTTTAGTCGCTATGAATCGCTGTATATGCCCATTTTAAAAGGCTTTGATGAGCGCATGACAACGGAAGTGCGTAAGCGTTTCGCCTGGGTTCCTAACGTCGATGGAATGATGAATAACAATGTCGATGGCGAGTCTATTGAAGTGGCTGCGCGTCGTCTGCTATCTCGTCGCGAGTCCGGCAAGATTATGATGGTGTTATCTGATGGTGCGCCTCATTGCGCTGGGGAAACTCGCACATTGCCAGCGCATTTAAAGCGCGTCATCAAGGATGCAACCAAGTCGGGCATCAATGTTATTGGCATCGGCATCGACTCTCACGAAGTCCAGAAATATTATCCGAAGTATTTGGTTTTGAAAAATGTCGCCGACTTGCCGACGGTAGTAATGAAAGAGTTGCGTGCCTTAATTATTAAGTAA
- a CDS encoding MoxR family ATPase: MTGGNMSDKIECQLCKSKEHSIRTHLAKAHPGVTLEEYKSKFSDAPLLSEVAKDLIKKKQAEKAAAAPADETKVEMSGTAASVTTLMPKGAIVKKPLHEVFDLGKATAAMSSRGEPIPISVLTPHSHQNMVPEISDNYVYDIDELKNVILAQELNIPCLVWGHKGSGKSELLEQVSARTNRPSLRIQHTVNTEESHILGQWTVKGGETKFELGPLPVAMMNGWTYCADEYDFGMPSVLAVYQPVLEGKALVIKEAPEELRVIKPHKDFRFVATGNTNGSGDETGLYQGTLIQNSANYDRFGMVINKKYMDKKAESQILQNHCKLTPADAEKMVEFASLVRVAYDGAKMSDTISPRTLIYASRIGVMRGSFRQGLNLSFISKLTSLDRQVAEGLSQRVFGS; encoded by the coding sequence ATGACCGGAGGAAATATGAGCGATAAAATCGAATGCCAACTGTGCAAATCAAAAGAACATTCCATTCGGACACATCTTGCGAAGGCTCATCCTGGCGTTACGCTGGAAGAGTACAAGTCGAAGTTCTCAGATGCGCCGCTGTTGTCTGAGGTGGCGAAAGACCTCATCAAGAAGAAGCAAGCTGAAAAAGCAGCCGCAGCTCCAGCAGACGAGACTAAGGTCGAAATGAGCGGCACTGCCGCCTCAGTTACTACACTGATGCCAAAAGGCGCGATCGTCAAGAAGCCACTACATGAAGTTTTTGACTTGGGTAAAGCGACTGCGGCAATGTCTTCACGCGGCGAACCTATTCCTATTTCGGTATTGACGCCTCACAGTCATCAAAATATGGTGCCGGAAATCTCCGACAACTATGTGTACGACATTGACGAATTAAAGAATGTGATTCTGGCGCAAGAGCTGAATATTCCATGCTTAGTATGGGGTCACAAGGGTTCAGGCAAATCAGAATTGCTGGAACAAGTCTCCGCACGAACCAATCGTCCATCACTGCGCATTCAACATACGGTCAACACTGAAGAAAGCCATATTCTTGGTCAATGGACTGTCAAAGGTGGCGAAACGAAGTTCGAGCTTGGCCCTCTGCCTGTTGCGATGATGAACGGCTGGACCTACTGCGCCGACGAATATGATTTTGGTATGCCATCTGTTCTCGCTGTGTATCAGCCAGTATTAGAAGGTAAAGCGCTCGTCATTAAGGAGGCGCCAGAAGAGTTGCGTGTTATTAAGCCGCACAAAGACTTCCGCTTTGTCGCAACTGGTAATACGAACGGTTCCGGCGACGAGACGGGTCTGTATCAGGGAACATTGATCCAGAACAGCGCTAACTATGACCGTTTCGGCATGGTGATCAATAAGAAATACATGGACAAAAAAGCTGAAAGTCAGATCCTTCAGAACCATTGCAAGCTGACGCCGGCCGACGCCGAAAAGATGGTCGAGTTTGCCTCACTGGTGCGCGTCGCTTATGACGGCGCAAAAATGAGCGACACTATTTCGCCTCGCACTTTGATCTACGCAAGCCGTATTGGTGTGATGCGCGGCTCTTTCCGTCAAGGTCTCAACTTATCCTTTATCAGCAAGCTCACGTCACTTGATCGCCAAGTTGCCGAAGGTCTCTCCCAGCGTGTATTTGGCAGCTAA
- the dnaE gene encoding DNA polymerase III subunit alpha — MDISHALSVRSDFSIGKSLLQVDHIVDSAKLHGYESVAICDNMSLHSMVDFANRANKAAIKPIIGCVLRVVNDPTYRKPAKSTGIKELPNRMVTIKAYAKNEKGISSLMKLLSKANSKEYFYYYSRVGWDDVLDLEGVAITTGDFENLWHHENAHDILAKLITRFGRNDVFVELVPINTPLFDTLNEKALRSAITHKAQTLATYPFLYRDDADASTLDVLNVITTQEKMSTTYRPKQFIKDFGFRPPLAIAKRVSEMAKRIVTHYKFAPTEIAPLVRESVTNIGVFAENCNYSFKKQPVSLPLMAANEFEALGKKCIEGWKRRFSRPVMGYLPDASILPVYKERLSYELSVLKKMGFAGYFLLVEDLVMWAKSNDIIVGPGRGSVGGSLVAYLIGITDVDPIRFNLLFERFINPERQDLPDADLDFMSTRRHEVITYLATKYGTDRVAGISNFSTLASASALRDAGRVHDISALDLSATKLVPKEHGISFTLTEAAKVVPELERFRDTHTNIWNHALKLEGVMRSFGKHAAGVVVAGEPLINRAVVETRESDDGVPVVNWDKRVVEDWGLVKMDILGLSTLDVLEIARRYIKDRHGVNVVYSELPLEEKDIMDSFGRGDTTGVFQFESGGMKKLLRDLATGGRLTFEDITAATALYRPGPMDSGLMEDFIQIKQGNRDPYYDHPNMEAALKDTYSVIVYQEQVMQVAVDLAGFTKAEADNLRKAMGKKDKDKMAAMRDQWIVGCKSKSGLNEVESSNLFDKIEAFAGYGFNRSHAVEYSCISYWTMWVRVRYPAEYFAACLSIVADDKLTGLVNDAREYGIEILPPDVNKSTDRFTIPDDKHLLAPFSSVKGVSENTAKAIMKLRHDAREVSLDAKGKKVFGARLGRFESFEHFSTLAATKGSKVNVAVVASLEKVGAFAAIEKGLPARHPDRRRDQTELMPGLIIDAVKADRTTDVTDKFVRAKIIHLVQDYRSCNGCDLADQPHPAIRLKSNVKFMVVSDCPSWQEEKADKLLEGESAEFVKAAIKAAGLSPGDGYFTTLVKAKKSEKFLTNAQLNGCSQFFDRELELIKPAVIVALGSAAIKRLVPGIKGSTAELAGKVIYDSKLNASIVCGINAQQIIFDETKLDILQAVFEKVADIIS, encoded by the coding sequence ATGGATATATCTCATGCCTTGAGTGTAAGAAGCGACTTCTCAATTGGCAAATCATTACTCCAGGTCGATCATATCGTTGACAGTGCTAAGCTGCATGGATATGAGTCTGTAGCTATTTGCGACAACATGTCACTGCATAGCATGGTGGATTTTGCTAATCGCGCCAATAAAGCAGCGATTAAGCCAATCATCGGCTGCGTTTTACGCGTCGTGAATGACCCGACATATCGTAAGCCAGCAAAATCGACTGGCATTAAAGAGCTACCTAACCGCATGGTGACGATTAAGGCTTACGCCAAAAACGAAAAAGGTATTTCATCGTTGATGAAGTTGCTTTCTAAGGCGAACAGCAAAGAATATTTTTACTACTACTCACGCGTTGGATGGGATGACGTTTTAGATCTCGAAGGCGTTGCGATCACAACCGGCGACTTTGAGAATTTGTGGCATCACGAAAATGCACATGATATTTTGGCGAAACTAATAACTCGCTTTGGTCGTAACGATGTCTTTGTCGAGCTAGTACCAATCAATACGCCACTATTTGATACGCTGAATGAGAAGGCGCTACGCTCAGCAATCACGCATAAAGCGCAAACGCTGGCGACCTATCCTTTCTTATACCGCGATGATGCAGACGCGTCCACGCTAGACGTTCTCAATGTCATTACAACGCAAGAGAAAATGTCTACCACGTATCGTCCTAAACAGTTCATTAAGGACTTCGGCTTCAGACCGCCTCTAGCAATTGCGAAGCGTGTGTCTGAAATGGCAAAGCGTATTGTCACACATTACAAATTTGCGCCGACAGAAATAGCCCCATTAGTACGTGAGTCCGTCACCAACATTGGCGTGTTTGCAGAAAACTGCAATTACAGTTTTAAGAAACAGCCAGTGTCTTTGCCACTAATGGCAGCAAATGAATTTGAGGCACTGGGCAAGAAGTGTATTGAGGGCTGGAAGCGTCGTTTCTCACGTCCGGTTATGGGCTATCTTCCAGACGCGTCTATTCTTCCTGTGTACAAAGAGCGCTTGTCCTATGAGTTGTCGGTCTTGAAAAAGATGGGCTTCGCTGGCTACTTCTTGCTCGTGGAAGACTTAGTTATGTGGGCAAAAAGCAATGACATTATCGTGGGTCCCGGACGCGGTTCAGTAGGTGGTAGCTTAGTCGCATACTTAATTGGCATTACTGATGTAGATCCTATTCGCTTTAATTTGCTCTTTGAGCGCTTCATCAACCCAGAACGCCAAGATTTACCCGATGCCGACTTAGACTTTATGTCCACGCGTCGTCATGAGGTGATCACATATTTGGCGACCAAGTATGGCACCGATCGCGTTGCTGGCATTTCAAACTTTTCTACACTGGCGTCTGCCTCCGCATTGCGTGACGCCGGACGCGTACACGATATTTCAGCGCTTGATTTATCAGCGACGAAGCTAGTGCCTAAAGAGCATGGCATTTCATTTACGCTGACTGAGGCGGCAAAGGTCGTGCCGGAGCTTGAGCGCTTTCGTGACACGCATACGAATATTTGGAACCACGCATTAAAACTAGAAGGCGTTATGCGTTCATTCGGTAAGCATGCTGCCGGTGTTGTTGTTGCTGGTGAGCCGCTGATTAATCGCGCCGTAGTTGAGACACGCGAGTCGGATGATGGTGTTCCAGTAGTCAATTGGGATAAACGGGTTGTCGAGGATTGGGGCTTAGTCAAGATGGATATTTTGGGCTTATCCACACTCGACGTATTGGAAATAGCTCGACGTTACATTAAAGACCGTCATGGCGTAAATGTAGTTTATTCAGAGCTGCCTCTGGAAGAGAAAGACATTATGGATTCTTTTGGTCGAGGCGACACAACTGGCGTGTTCCAGTTTGAGTCGGGCGGCATGAAGAAGCTATTACGTGATTTGGCAACGGGTGGGCGACTGACATTTGAAGATATAACAGCGGCGACCGCTCTGTATCGGCCTGGTCCGATGGACTCTGGCTTGATGGAGGATTTTATTCAGATTAAGCAGGGTAATAGAGACCCATATTACGACCATCCAAATATGGAAGCCGCTCTAAAAGACACTTACTCTGTGATCGTTTATCAGGAGCAAGTAATGCAAGTGGCGGTTGATCTTGCAGGCTTTACTAAAGCAGAAGCGGATAACCTTCGTAAAGCAATGGGCAAAAAAGACAAAGACAAGATGGCGGCAATGCGCGATCAGTGGATTGTTGGCTGTAAGTCAAAGTCAGGACTCAATGAAGTCGAGTCAAGTAATCTGTTTGACAAGATCGAAGCCTTTGCTGGCTATGGCTTTAATAGATCACATGCCGTCGAGTATTCCTGTATTTCATACTGGACGATGTGGGTTCGGGTTCGCTATCCGGCTGAATACTTCGCCGCATGCTTATCAATTGTCGCAGATGACAAGCTAACTGGCTTAGTTAATGACGCTCGCGAATATGGCATTGAAATACTGCCGCCAGACGTGAATAAGTCCACAGACCGATTCACGATTCCTGATGATAAGCATTTGCTTGCGCCGTTCTCGTCGGTAAAGGGCGTATCTGAGAACACCGCCAAAGCGATCATGAAGCTGCGGCATGACGCTCGTGAGGTCTCACTCGATGCGAAGGGTAAGAAGGTGTTTGGCGCACGTCTGGGTCGCTTTGAGTCGTTTGAACATTTCTCAACCTTGGCAGCAACTAAAGGATCGAAAGTGAATGTCGCTGTCGTGGCATCGCTAGAGAAGGTAGGAGCATTTGCCGCAATCGAGAAAGGTTTGCCAGCAAGGCATCCTGACCGTCGCCGCGACCAGACAGAACTCATGCCAGGATTAATCATCGACGCCGTTAAAGCAGACCGGACGACAGACGTGACGGACAAGTTCGTGCGAGCCAAAATCATTCACTTAGTTCAGGACTACCGCTCTTGTAATGGCTGTGATTTAGCAGACCAGCCTCATCCGGCGATTCGTTTGAAGTCGAATGTTAAGTTTATGGTCGTCTCGGACTGCCCTTCATGGCAAGAGGAGAAAGCGGACAAGCTTCTCGAAGGTGAGTCAGCGGAGTTTGTGAAAGCGGCAATCAAAGCGGCAGGGTTGTCTCCTGGCGATGGCTACTTTACGACGTTGGTAAAGGCAAAGAAGAGCGAGAAATTTCTTACTAATGCGCAACTTAATGGATGCTCTCAATTCTTTGACCGTGAACTAGAGCTGATTAAACCGGCTGTAATCGTAGCGTTAGGATCGGCAGCAATCAAGCGGCTCGTGCCGGGCATTAAAGGCAGCACTGCGGAGCTGGCGGGTAAGGTGATCTATGACTCTAAGCTCAACGCATCGATTGTGTGTGGCATTAATGCGCAGCAAATCATCTTTGATGAAACTAAGTTAGACATTTTGCAAGCTGTATTTGAAAAAGTTGCCGATATTATTTCTTAA